Within the Bacteroidota bacterium genome, the region TTGTTATAATAACAATACTCAAATATCGGAAACGTCAGAGGAACGCCTTCTTTTATATCGAATTTTTTACTCAACGAAGAAGTTGCACAGTTATACACATGTACTGATGTTTTTACCGGATGGTTTTTTTTGATGAGCAACTCGAAATCGGATAAAGTTCGAACAAAATCAGTGGGAATTTGGTATTTTTCTAAGTATTCGAAAAGATAAGAAGATATTTCTACCCGAAGGTTAATAATATTTTTAGTTTTCCCACGTAACTTTTTGATATCTTGGGAATCTGATTTAAATTCCATTATCAAAAAATTAGGTTGGTCGGCAGTGTAAATATTTTTTGTAGTGCCCTGATATATAAGTTCGCGTCCTTTTGGTTTAGTCACTTTATCTCCATTGAGAGAGAATCTAACGATAATTATTAACGAATACTGTAGTATATTAGCAAAAAAAAAGAAGAATGTCAAGGTTGATTATAATGGCACAAATAAGTATATTGGACGCAGAAAAAAATACCTATTGCCCTGTGGTGTAATTGGCAACACACTTGACTCTGGATCAAGTTAGTTCAGGTTCGAATCCTGACAGGGCAGCATATCCAAATTTCGAATTTCGAAATGCGAAA harbors:
- a CDS encoding phosphoribosylaminoimidazolesuccinocarboxamide synthase, whose translation is MTKPKGRELIYQGTTKNIYTADQPNFLIMEFKSDSQDIKKLRGKTKNIINLRVEISSYLFEYLEKYQIPTDFVRTLSDFELLIKKNHPVKTSVHVYNCATSSLSKKFDIKEGVPLTFPIFEYCYYNKDKNKTAFNETHILSLGLTPIEDFKAINRLASKTNAVLRSLCERRNLVLTDVELEFGHIEDKIVLSGELSPLTCRFWNISEDGKYQRDYFNHSNENIYKVFSELNDRLSHKV